In the Blautia coccoides genome, AAGAAGACAGCATTTATCGGCCTTATGGGGGCAGTGAGCGCTGTTCTCATGCTTTTCAGATTTCCGCTTCCTTTTATGCCGCCCTTTATGTCCTTTGACTTGTCGGGATTGATGGAGATGCTGGGCGGGTTTATGTTCGGCCCGGGTGCGGCACTCATGATCATTGTGGTAAAGATACTGCTGCAGCTTGTCATGCAGGGCAGCTTTTCTCTGGGAACCGGCGAGCTGCAGAATTTTATCCTGAGCTTCTGCTATGTTATGCCGGCGCTGCTGATCTATCACAGGCATAAGACAAAGAAGACGGCATTAGCCGGCATGGGTGTCAGCACGGTACTGGTGGGAATTGTGGCAATTTTTACAAATCTGTACCTGATCATTCCGTTTTATGTGCGTCTGTTTGGCATGACTATGGATGAGATCATATCCATGTGCAGTGCTGTGAATCCGGCTATGAAAAATGCCTTTTCCATGGCAGTTTTAGGAATCCTGCCCTTCAATCTGATCAAGTATGGAGTGACGTCAGTTTTGACATTTCTGTTGTACAAAAGATTGAGCAGGGTGATCAGGAGTATTGTAGAAAAATAAAGGGGGATAAACAAAAATGAAATTTACAATGGACAAATCTATCAGCTATGAGGACGCTGTAGGACGTATGTTTGAAATGCTGGGAAACAGTAAGATCATGGCACTGGCGTCCAGCCTCGACGACTATGTTATGGTGAGGAATGTGAGCTGCCTTTTTTACGATGATAAGATCTATTTTAAAACAGATAAGAATTTCAGAAAGACGAAACAGCTTCTGGAAAATCCCAATGTAGCTCTGTGCTGGAGCGGCGTCCAGGTAGAGGGAACAGCCTTGAACAAAGGACTTGTTGTGGAAGAACCAGGAAGAAGATTTGAAGAGGGATACAAAAAATATCTGTGGGAGAGCTACAACAAATACAGCCACGAGGATACAGAAATCCTTATAGAAGTGTCACCGAGATATGTGGAGATCTGGGATACAAGTGAAGACGGATATGCGTATCAGCTTTTTATTGACTTTGATAAAAAGTCTGTAGAGGTGAAACCATACGATAAGAAATAAAGATTAAAGGTAACTATTAAGTTACTGAGCCACTGCCTTATGGGTATCATAAAGTACCGGACTTTGTGATACCCATAACTGCTTTTGAGATATACTTTACGGGCGGACAGCAGTACCGTCCGGCAGGCGTGAGAAAAGCCAGCCAAAGTCCATGTCTGTATAAGGGAATTTAGCCGCTTCCTTCTCATCAAAATCAATTCCGATCCCGGGACGGTCACTTAAGCAGGCATACCCGTTTATGACTTCCGGACATCCGGGGAAAATTGCTTTTTCAGCCTCGTTAAAACCACTGAACTCCTGGATGCCGAAGTTTGTACATGCCAGATCCAGATGCATCTGTGCAGTCATTCCCACAGGTGACAGGTCGTTAGGCCCGTGCCAGGCAGTGCGCACACCATAGGCTTCGCAGAAATGCGCCAGCTTTTTGGCCGGAGTAAGACCTCCGATATCACTGACATGAACACGTATAAAGTCGATCCACTGGTTTTGTACAAGAGTCTTCCACTCCACAGGATTGGTGAAAAGCTCTCCCATTGCCAGAGGGATAGTGGTCTGTTCCCGTATGATCTTAAAATAATCGGCCTGTTCGGGCGGAAGCGCGTCCTCCAGGAAAAATAATTTGTAGGGTTCCAGATCTTTGGCAAGGCATAGAGTATCTGCCAGAGGCAGCCTTTCATGTACATCATGCATGATTTCCAGGTCCCATCCGAAGTCTTTTCTGATCTGTTCAAACATTTTTACAACGCTCTGCATATAAAGTTTTGGATGGTAATAAGCACCTGACGGGGCATTTTCAGGCCGGGTTATGGTCTGCATACTGCCGCCTGCATTGCCTCCGTACAGACCCAGATGGCATCGGATGTAACGGTAGCCCTGTTCCATATATTCATGGATCTTATCCTCCACCTGTTCCATGGTGGTTCCGTCCGCATGGCGGTATACAGCGATTCCCTCCCGGCACTTGCCGCCGAACAGACTGTAGAGGGGCATGTTGGCAAGCTTGCCTTTTATGTCCCAGAGTGCCTCGTCAACACCGGAGAGTGCATTGTTGAGTACCGGACCGCCGCGCCAGTAGGAACTGCCCATCATGGACTGCCAGATGTCTTCAATATTGTGGACCGACTTGCCAAGCAGCATGGGTTTTAAATATTCTTCCACAGCAGTGACAACTGTTTTACATCTCCAGGTGAATGTGGCACAGCCGATACCGTATAATTCCGGTTCTGAGGTTTCCACTTTGACAACTACCAGATTGATATTCTGCGGCGCTGTGATAAAGGTTTTAATATCCCGAATTGTGATTTCTTTCATGATGACCTCCGTATTTTTAATGCCCTGCCGGACTGTTAGGTGATGCTATGATTTTTAATGTTTGACAGGTGCATTTTTTAAGCTGCTGCTAAAAGCACACTTAAGAGTGTGTTTCGCAGTCTGTGCAGCAGTAAATATTACATTATAATATATAACATTTTTGGTGAATCAATAGTGATTATTATTTGGTGAAAAATCACCATTTTTTTGTCAGATATTTTCAAAAAATCAAAAAAGAGATATACTGAAGCGTAAAAGCAGCGGCAGCTATAAAAGCAGCGACAGCTATAAAAGCAGCGACAGCTATAAAAGCGGTGAGCGGTGAACTGTTACAAATAGTAAATAATAAAAACAGCCGGAGGTGCAGCGATGCAGATCAAGGTAAATGATTATGAGGAGACGGAACATTTTCGGGCTATCTGTGAGGACTGTTATAATATCTCGAGAACATGTGGTTATGACAGGCTCACAATGTCTCATATCCACAACACAAGCGAAATTCTTTTTGTGGAATCAGGGGAGGCGGATTATTACATAGCGGGAAAGAAATATCATGTGGAGCCATATGATATTCTTGTCATTGGGGCTATGGAATTCCACAGAAGCGTGATCACGGATCCACCGTATCAGAGATATGGGCTTACGATAAAACCTGCATATCTAAGAGGGATGATACCGGATAAAGACTTGCAGAAGGTATTTTCCACGCCGCCTGCAGAACGTTTCGTCGAATCTTATAAGCATATAGATCCGAAGATTTTTGCTAAACTGATAGGTCTGCTTCAGGATCTGGCAGAGGAACAGCAGGGAGAAAAGGATTACCGGGCACAGATGCAGAGGGGTGTCCTGACCCAGACAGCAGTGCTTCTGTTCAGAGTTCTTCGTATGGAAAGAGAAGCGGGGGAGATATCTGCCGCCGATACAGCCATGAGGGAAATAAAGGATCATATTGACCTTCATTTCCAGGAAAGGCTTACACTGGAGACTTTGAGCCGGCGCTTTTATCTCCATCCGTCCACCATCAGCAAGGAATTCAAGCGCTGCTGCGGACATAACCTGAACAAATACATCAACATGGTAAGGATCTGCCGTGCAGCCTCTCTATTGGAAACCGGTACAGACAGTGTGGCTGAGATTTCTGTCAAATGTGGTTATGAAAGTGAAAACACATTCTTGAGACAGTTTCGGTCTATTATGGGGATGTCACCTCTTCAATACCGGAAGTCTATGCGAGAATGGATGAGGAAAATGAGTGAGGGGAAATAGGCCTGCAGTCCGGGTAGAAAAATAAAAAGCAGTCTGCAGTCCGGCAGCAAAACACTTATTTGGTAAATGCTGGTAATTCCTTTACAGCGATTGCGTTATTCTCCCCAAAAGCTATAATAGTGGAATAACGTCATACACAGGAGGCCTGCCAATGCAGAAAGAAATTACCTTTACCATGAAGACAGAATTGATCGAAGAATTTTCCTGTCACTTATACAGACAGGAGAAGACAGAGGCAACCATCAGGAAATATTCCACAGATTTAAGAACATTTTTGGGATATCTGGGGAATGACAGGCAAGTACACAGAATCCGTCTTTTGGAGTACAAAGAATGGCTGAGACAGCAGTATGCAGTGAGCAGCGCCAACTCCATGCTGGCGGCAGTCAACTGTTTTTTAGATTATATGTGTTTTCCAGAATTGAAAGTGAAAAGTTATAAAGTACAGAAGCGTATGTTTTTGGATTCGGAAAAAGAAATGACAAAGAGGGAGTACCAAAAACTGGTAGAGACAGCAAGGAGAAAGGAGAAAAGCCAGCTTGCCCTGATACTGGAGTCAATCTGTGCTACCGGTGTCAGGGTAAGCGAACTGAAGTATCTGACAGTAAAGAACCTTCAGGGAGGTCGTCTGGAAGTGTCCAATAAAGGGAAAACACGTATTGTCCTGATTCCGGAGAGCCTGCGGAAAAAACTTTTATGTTATGCCGGAAAGCAGGGAATCAAATCAGGTCCTATTTTTGTCACCAGAAATGGGAAACCCAAAGACAGAAGCAATATATGGACAGAAATGAAACTATTGGCAGAGCAGGCAGGAATTAAACCGAAAAAAGTCTTCCCGCATAATCTGCGCCATCTTTTTGCCCGTTCTTTTTATAAGACAACAAATAATCTTGCTGCACTGGCAGACGTTCTGGGACACAGCAGTCTTGAGGTGACAAGGATCTACACAGCAGATACGCTGAAGAAATTTCAGGGAATGATAGAACAACTGGATTTGATCGTTCCATAAAAAACGAGACATTAACACTACATAATAAGAATTATGTAGTTAATCTGAACGTTAATGCATCTGGTTAATAGAAATTTTAATACATATGGCAAAAAATGTCAACAAAATATGCTCGGTTTGTCTTTTAAGGACAGCGGGGTAATGAAATTATCTGAGATTTCCAATTCTTATACATATCAAAAAGAAGCCTGCAGGCAGATAAAAGCAGGCTCAAAAGAAAAGACGGCATATTCTGCTGTACCTCTCATAAGATTCCTTTAGAAGATGATCTTTTATTACCACATAATTCTTATTATGTAGTTAGAAAACAGCCGCAGGAAGGACAGAAAGCCGGAGGGAGCAGGGTATGATTGAAACAGGTCGAAAAAAGTTCCTCAGAAAAAGTAAAGAAATTAAAAACAGAATGCCAAACCATGTGGAAGAGATGGGACTTGGCAGAAAACTGACAGATAAACTGAAGAGTCACAGGATTGAGTATGTCACGGATATCCTGTCATGCACAGAGAAGGAACTGCGGGAAACCGTAGTGCTGAATGACAAGGAGATGTCTTTGCTGCGGGAAAAGATGAGAGAATTCCAGCTTGATTTTTGGGATGAGCTGTTTTGAATTTGTATCTTGGTTGCGGCTTTGGGGATGAGCCGGTGATCTTCCTTTCATTCAAAAATTTTCCCTGGCAGAAATAGAAAAGGTACGGCTGTCCAGCCTGCCTGAAGGGTTATCGTTATTGCCAAAATTAGAATTAGTGGTAAGATTATAATATAGCCAAAGGAAAATGCAAGAAGAAAGGAATGGATAATATGGAATTCTCGGAACTGGTAAAAAGGAGATACTCTGTCCGCTCTTACAATGGAAAGAAGGTGGAGCAGGAAAAAGTAGAAAAAATACTGGAAGCCGCCCATGCGGCGCCTACAGCCGCAAATCTGCAGCCTGTTCGGCTGTTGGTGATCCGGCAGGAGGAAGGACTTAAAAAATTGGCAAAAGCGGCAAATATTTACCATGCGCCGCTTGCCATAGTGGTATGTGCGGAC is a window encoding:
- a CDS encoding AraC family transcriptional regulator → MQIKVNDYEETEHFRAICEDCYNISRTCGYDRLTMSHIHNTSEILFVESGEADYYIAGKKYHVEPYDILVIGAMEFHRSVITDPPYQRYGLTIKPAYLRGMIPDKDLQKVFSTPPAERFVESYKHIDPKIFAKLIGLLQDLAEEQQGEKDYRAQMQRGVLTQTAVLLFRVLRMEREAGEISAADTAMREIKDHIDLHFQERLTLETLSRRFYLHPSTISKEFKRCCGHNLNKYINMVRICRAASLLETGTDSVAEISVKCGYESENTFLRQFRSIMGMSPLQYRKSMREWMRKMSEGK
- a CDS encoding ECF transporter S component; this translates as MDQTNETTNAAFDHGMRAVTGTKMRVKKTAFIGLMGAVSAVLMLFRFPLPFMPPFMSFDLSGLMEMLGGFMFGPGAALMIIVVKILLQLVMQGSFSLGTGELQNFILSFCYVMPALLIYHRHKTKKTALAGMGVSTVLVGIVAIFTNLYLIIPFYVRLFGMTMDEIISMCSAVNPAMKNAFSMAVLGILPFNLIKYGVTSVLTFLLYKRLSRVIRSIVEK
- a CDS encoding pyridoxamine 5'-phosphate oxidase family protein codes for the protein MKFTMDKSISYEDAVGRMFEMLGNSKIMALASSLDDYVMVRNVSCLFYDDKIYFKTDKNFRKTKQLLENPNVALCWSGVQVEGTALNKGLVVEEPGRRFEEGYKKYLWESYNKYSHEDTEILIEVSPRYVEIWDTSEDGYAYQLFIDFDKKSVEVKPYDKK
- a CDS encoding tyrosine-type recombinase/integrase, whose amino-acid sequence is MQKEITFTMKTELIEEFSCHLYRQEKTEATIRKYSTDLRTFLGYLGNDRQVHRIRLLEYKEWLRQQYAVSSANSMLAAVNCFLDYMCFPELKVKSYKVQKRMFLDSEKEMTKREYQKLVETARRKEKSQLALILESICATGVRVSELKYLTVKNLQGGRLEVSNKGKTRIVLIPESLRKKLLCYAGKQGIKSGPIFVTRNGKPKDRSNIWTEMKLLAEQAGIKPKKVFPHNLRHLFARSFYKTTNNLAALADVLGHSSLEVTRIYTADTLKKFQGMIEQLDLIVP
- a CDS encoding enolase C-terminal domain-like protein, which produces MKEITIRDIKTFITAPQNINLVVVKVETSEPELYGIGCATFTWRCKTVVTAVEEYLKPMLLGKSVHNIEDIWQSMMGSSYWRGGPVLNNALSGVDEALWDIKGKLANMPLYSLFGGKCREGIAVYRHADGTTMEQVEDKIHEYMEQGYRYIRCHLGLYGGNAGGSMQTITRPENAPSGAYYHPKLYMQSVVKMFEQIRKDFGWDLEIMHDVHERLPLADTLCLAKDLEPYKLFFLEDALPPEQADYFKIIREQTTIPLAMGELFTNPVEWKTLVQNQWIDFIRVHVSDIGGLTPAKKLAHFCEAYGVRTAWHGPNDLSPVGMTAQMHLDLACTNFGIQEFSGFNEAEKAIFPGCPEVINGYACLSDRPGIGIDFDEKEAAKFPYTDMDFGWLFSRLPDGTAVRP